Proteins co-encoded in one Cytophaga hutchinsonii ATCC 33406 genomic window:
- a CDS encoding inorganic diphosphatase codes for MNPWHDVSFGDESPSIVQCIIEIPSGSKAKYELDKESGLLRLDRVLFSSVHYPANYGFIPRTYCDDKDPLDVLVISQVEVVPFCIVNAKVIGVMRMLDGGEKDDKIIAVAADDISVKHYNDISDLPPHTILEVQRFFEDYKKLENKKVVVEDFLGREEALRIVNESIELYNVTFKK; via the coding sequence ATGAATCCTTGGCATGACGTTTCTTTTGGAGATGAATCTCCATCAATAGTTCAATGTATCATTGAAATCCCGAGCGGAAGTAAAGCTAAATATGAATTAGATAAAGAATCTGGTTTATTACGTTTAGACCGCGTACTTTTCTCTTCTGTACACTACCCTGCCAACTACGGTTTTATCCCACGTACATACTGCGACGATAAAGATCCATTGGATGTATTGGTTATTTCTCAGGTAGAAGTAGTTCCTTTCTGTATTGTAAACGCAAAAGTAATCGGTGTTATGCGTATGCTTGACGGCGGTGAAAAAGATGATAAAATCATTGCTGTAGCTGCTGATGATATCTCCGTAAAACACTACAATGATATCAGCGACTTGCCACCACACACCATTTTAGAAGTACAGCGTTTCTTTGAAGACTACAAAAAACTTGAAAATAAAAAAGTTGTTGTTGAGGATTTCTTAGGCAGAGAAGAAGCATTGCGCATTGTGAACGAAAGCATTGAACTTTACAACGTTACGTTCAAAAAATAA